The genomic region GCGCGCAGGGCCGGGACACAAGGAGGACCCAATGCGGAGATACCGCACGGCTGCCCTCGGGGCGTCGCTGCTCGCGCTGCTGGCCAGCGCCTGCACGACGGGTGGGAGCAGCACATCACCGAGCGCCAGCGAAGCGGCCAAGCCTGCCGTGACCGTGGGATCCGAGGGATTCGACGAATCGCAGCTCCTGGCCGAGATCTACGCACAGGCGCTCGAGGCGCACGGCTACACGGTCGCACGCAAGGACTTCGCCAGTCGCGCGCTGGCCATGCCCTCGCTCGACAGCAACGAGATCAACCTCGTGCCGGAGTACATCGGATCGCTCGTCCGCTTCCTAGGCGGCGAGGCGACCGGTGACACCGACGAGACGATGACGAACCTGGCTGCCGTCCTCGATCCGAAGGACCTGACCGTGCTCGATGCCGCGCCGGCGCAAGATGGCGACGGCTTCGTCGTCAGGCAGGAGACCGCCGACGAGCTCAGCCTTGTCACCATGAGCGACCTGGCCGAGGTGGCCGGTCAGCTGAAATGGGGCCTGCCACTCGAGTGCAGCGACAACCCGTCCTGCGGCCCTGGCCTGAAGAGCGTGTATGGCATCGACATCGCCACGCTGCAGGTCGAGAACCTTGGAGCCTGCTCGGGCGAGATGGCCACCGCGCTGAACGAGGGCGGCATCGGTGTGGCGGAACTGTGCACCACCCAGGCCGACATCGAGCGCTACAACTTCGTCCTGCTCCAGGACGACAAGAAGCTGATCCCCGCCCAGAACGTGGCGCCCGTCGTGCGGAACGACCTGCTGGACGCGGCGCCCGATGACTTCGAGACCACCCTCAACGCGGTCTCGGCCAAGCTGACCACCGCCGAACTGACCAGGCTCAACGTGCAGGTCAGCGTCAACCAGGAGTCGATCGAGGACGTGGCTCGTCAGTGGCTGGCGGACCAGGGCATCGTGACGTAGCTCAAATCTCCCCAGAGACCGATGCGGGCGGCGCAGCCTCCGGGCGGCGCCGCCCGTACACTTCCGGGCACCCATGTCCGAGCACCTCGACCTCGCCGACTGGCGCCGCCGCGTGGCAGCAACCTACGGCGCCCTGCGCAATGACGTGCGCGGGGAGCCGGCACGCCTGCTCGGGTTCCGCGCAGCGAAGGACCGGCTCTTTGCCTCCCACCCATCCTCGCCAGTTGCCGTCGCGGCGCGGCCTGACTTCCGCGGCCTCGCCTATTGGCGGTACGCACCATTGCTCGCCTTCCGTGCGGCACTCGAGCCCGATCCAGATGCGCCGTCGCTCGACCTGCCTCGCTCGGCAGCCGGCCCGGCGATGCCCTACGCCAGGATCGGCTGGGTCAGCTTCGTGGTCGACGGCACATCGGCGCGCCTTGCGGTCTACTGGCTGAACGAGTACGCCGGCGGCATCTTCATCCCGTTTCGCGACGCCACCAGCGGCACCGAGTCATACGGCGGCGGCCGCTACCTGTGGGACTCGGGGAAGGGAGCCGACCTCGGCTCGGATGGCGATGAGATGGTGGTCGACTTCAACTACGCCTATCACCCATCCTGCGCCTACGACCCGATCTGGAGCTGTCCGCTGGCCCCGCCCGAGAACTGGCTGACCGTCCCGATCCGCGCCGGC from Chloroflexota bacterium harbors:
- a CDS encoding ABC transporter substrate-binding protein — its product is MRRYRTAALGASLLALLASACTTGGSSTSPSASEAAKPAVTVGSEGFDESQLLAEIYAQALEAHGYTVARKDFASRALAMPSLDSNEINLVPEYIGSLVRFLGGEATGDTDETMTNLAAVLDPKDLTVLDAAPAQDGDGFVVRQETADELSLVTMSDLAEVAGQLKWGLPLECSDNPSCGPGLKSVYGIDIATLQVENLGACSGEMATALNEGGIGVAELCTTQADIERYNFVLLQDDKKLIPAQNVAPVVRNDLLDAAPDDFETTLNAVSAKLTTAELTRLNVQVSVNQESIEDVARQWLADQGIVT
- a CDS encoding DUF1684 domain-containing protein, whose amino-acid sequence is MSEHLDLADWRRRVAATYGALRNDVRGEPARLLGFRAAKDRLFASHPSSPVAVAARPDFRGLAYWRYAPLLAFRAALEPDPDAPSLDLPRSAAGPAMPYARIGWVSFVVDGTSARLAVYWLNEYAGGIFIPFRDATSGTESYGGGRYLWDSGKGADLGSDGDEMVVDFNYAYHPSCAYDPIWSCPLAPPENWLTVPIRAGERLTPAL